From Vidua chalybeata isolate OUT-0048 chromosome 25, bVidCha1 merged haplotype, whole genome shotgun sequence, one genomic window encodes:
- the NCDN gene encoding neurochondrin: MASDSGDGHATLKRCLGVLRDARNDSEQFAALLLVTKAVRAGEVDAKTRRQIFQAIGFTFPTRLLISQQPPAGCPPHTFRALGLTLLACFCTDPELAGHSQILNKIPTFNDVLLSPCDPDSTSMVDDVYQCLSAVLATARGPRELVTKGTVSALCQAYLNGGHGSERALALLVGLLAIAEAKCWQRDAPQLLAVLSKLSSDFLKAEDMTKFELCEVLPHFIPLSPPLTENSQGSQCLCRLYKGLADVLGSKLSQSQRDPTLKLAASLVQACGAEWIPAGSAGSKFLALLVNLACVEVRLTLEEPDPVEVEGKKEVVTACYVLMEMGIQECLREENPLLENVQKMQLMRIMEEAFGAVIFYLRQVKQEELQDPFIFASVRVLGAWMAEETSSLKQEICELLPFLVDYARKLFKEGSPAVSLPQAELVSTEGSALPQDALRFLLPGFCHLTAEDRPRDILIAEGAPALLCEYFLQQWEVLTSESTAPAPLTSTEMSLQTMCGVFLNLVVTAPDLVRHDKTFSSLMDVLLKSLPLLLPQKHHLVLAANVATLGLMMARILAGSAALQGTQSAEEFFGAAIRFLSQAHTAQADPGSDGLAVAVSPAYVSAWDDIRELWFLGMQALAGCVPRFPWLPHAALQARWLQGLARLLSRVAPASVEFELVAAFQAVLVELARASEQCRDVILSHHGTEWANLYGMAALEQCLAEQGGASSTPGGK; encoded by the exons ATGGCCTCGGACTCCGGGGACGGGCACGCCACGCTGAAGCGGTGCCTCGGTGTGCTCAGAGACGCGAGGAACGACAGCGAGCAGTTCGCAGCGCTGCTTCTG GTGACCAAAGCAGTCAGAGCCGGAGAGGTGGATGCCAAGACCCGCCGCCAGATCTTCCAGGCGATCGGATTCACATTCCCGACCCGCCTGCTGATctcccagcagcccccagccgGCTGCCCCCCGCACACCTTCCGTGCCCTCGgcctcaccctgctggcctGTTTCTGCACCGACCCAGAGCTAGCTGGGCACTCCCAGATCCTGAACAAAATCCCGACCTTCAACGACgtcctgctgtccccctgcGACCCGGACAGCACATCCATGGTCGATGACGTGTACCAGTGCCTCAGCGCTGTCCTGGCCACGGCCAGGGGCCCCAGGGAGTTGGTGACCAAAGGGACAGTgtctgccctgtgccaggcctaCCTGAATGGTGGTCACGGCTCTGAGCGTGCCCTCGCCCTGCTTGTGGGGCTGTTGGCCATAGCAGAGGCCAAGTGTTGGCAGAGGGATgctccacagctcctggctgtgctcagcaagCTCTCCAGTGACTTCCTCAAGGCTGAAGACATGACCAAATTTGAGCTGTGTGAGGTTCTGCCTCACTTCATCCCCCTGTCACCTCCTCTGACAGAGAACTCTCAGGGCTCCCAGTGCCTCTGCAGACTTTACAAAGGGCTGGCTGACGTTTTGGGCAGCAAGCTCAGCCAGTCGCAGCGGGACCCCACTCTGAAGCTCGCGGCCAGCCTCGTGCAGGCCTGTGGGGCTGAGTGGATCCCAGCAGGGAGTGCTGGCAGCAagttcctggccctgctggtgaACTTGGCTTGTGTGGAGGTCCGCCTGACCCTGGAGGAGCCAGATCCCGTGGAGGtggaggggaagaaggaagtgGTGACAGCCTGCTATGTCCTTATGGAGATGGGGATCCAGGAGTGCCTGAGGGAAGAGAACCCTCTGCTagaaaatgtgcagaaaatgCAGCTCATGAGGATTATGGAGGAGGCATTTGGAGCTGTAATATTCTACTTGAGACAG GTTAAACAGGAGGAGCTGCAAGATCCTTTCATCTTTGCCTCTGTTCGAGTCCTGGGAGCCTGGATGGCAGAAGAGACATCCTCCCTCAAGCAGGAAATCTGTGAGCTCTTGCCTTTCCTTGTTGATTATGCCAGGAAGCTTTTCAAGGAGGGCAGCCCAGCTGTGAGTcttccccaggcagagctggtcAGCACAGAGGGCTCTGCCCTACCCCAGGATGCTCTGAG aTTTCTGCTACCTGGCTTTTGCCATTTGACAGCAGAGGACAGGCCCCGGGACATCCTCATCGCCGAAGgggcaccagcactgctctgtgagtacttcctgcagcagtgggaggTTCTGACCTCTGAGTCCACAGCCCCAGCGCCCCTGACGAGCACTGAAATGAGTCTCCAGACCATGTGTGGGGTTTTCCTTAACCTGGTTGTGACTGCTCCGGACCTGGTCAG GCATGACAAAACCTTTTCCTCCTTGATGGATGTGTTGCTGAAGTCTCTTCCACTTCTGCTGCCCCAGAAGCATCACCTGGTTCTGGCAGCAAACGTTGCCACTTTGGGCCTGATGATGGCCAGGATCCTCGCGGGGTCAGCAG ccCTTCAGGGAACACAGTCTGCCGAGGAGTTTTTTGGAGCTGCCATTCGCTTCCTCTCGCAGGCCCACACGGCCCAGGCAGACCCCGGCAGCGATGGCCTGGCCGTGGCCGTGTCACCCGCCTACGTGAGCGCCTGGGATGACATCCGTGAGCTCTGGTTCCTGGGAATGCAGGCCTTGGCCGGCTGCGTCCCGCGTTTCCCCTGGCTGCCGCACGCCGCTCTCCAGGCGCGCTGGCTGCAGGGACTCGCGCGGCTGCTGTCCCGCGTCGCTCCAGCCTCTGTGGAGTTTGAGCTCGTCGCCGCTTTCCAGGCCGTGCTGGTGGAGCTGGCCAGAGCCAGCGAGCAGTGCAGGGATGTGATCCTGTCCCACCACGGCACGGAGTGGGCTAATCTCTATGGAATGGCAGCTCTGGAACAGTGTCTGGCCGAACAGGGAGGAGCCAGCAGCACTCCGGGTGGGAAATGA